One Candidatus Methanoperedens sp. DNA window includes the following coding sequences:
- a CDS encoding cation transporter: MEDINKNLKIAIILTTFIFFLEFAGGIISNSLALLSDAAHVFMDVIALLLTYGAIRISARPSSRNVTFGYHRFEIFAALINGLTIIGISVLIFYEAYERILDPPPVKGFEVLIIATVGLLANTWAALKLHGHHDLNIKGAYLHVISDALASIAVIAGAVVIIFTGNNIVDPILSIIIGLMLLYGAARLVLGSIHILLEFAPEHVDADILSKVMMEIEGIKGIHDIHIWSICSNIHAMSAHVLVDSIHVQQTEILINEINRILRERFQIVHTTLQFECAECVLPELGHQTGH, translated from the coding sequence ATGGAAGATATCAATAAAAACCTGAAAATCGCAATAATCCTGACCACGTTCATCTTTTTCCTTGAATTTGCAGGCGGGATAATATCGAACAGCCTTGCACTGCTCTCGGATGCGGCTCATGTTTTCATGGATGTTATCGCCTTATTGCTCACTTATGGGGCAATCAGGATCTCAGCGCGCCCATCCAGCAGGAATGTGACCTTCGGTTATCACAGGTTTGAAATATTTGCCGCCCTCATCAATGGATTGACAATAATAGGGATTTCGGTTCTCATCTTTTATGAGGCATATGAGAGGATTTTAGACCCCCCTCCCGTAAAAGGCTTTGAAGTGCTGATTATCGCAACGGTCGGGCTTCTGGCCAATACCTGGGCGGCTTTAAAACTGCACGGGCATCATGACCTCAATATCAAAGGTGCCTATCTCCATGTTATCAGTGATGCTCTTGCATCAATAGCCGTAATAGCAGGCGCAGTAGTTATTATTTTCACCGGGAATAATATTGTTGACCCCATCTTAAGTATTATAATAGGCCTCATGCTTCTTTACGGGGCAGCCAGGCTCGTTTTAGGTTCAATCCATATCCTTCTTGAATTTGCGCCAGAGCACGTAGATGCGGATATTCTTTCAAAGGTAATGATGGAAATAGAAGGCATAAAAGGGATACATGATATCCACATCTGGAGCATTTGTTCAAATATCCATGCCATGAGCGCACATGTGCTTGTGGACAGTATCCATGTCCAGCAGACAGAAATATTAATTAATGAAATAAACAGGATACTCAGGGAAAGATTCCAGATAGTCCATACCACGCTGCAATTCGAATGTGCCGAGTGCGTCCTGCCCGAACTCGGCCACCAGACCGGGCATTAA
- a CDS encoding beta-CASP ribonuclease aCPSF1, with the protein MTVEEVLNDLKKKIKAQLPKDITISDVDFEGPELVIYTEEPRKFADDGDLIKGLAKELRKRLVVRPDPKVLAQPEEAISAIAKIVSTESGISNHFFDVDTGEVVIEAEKPGLVIGRHGETLREITKEIGWTPKVVRTPPMKSTTVNNIRQFMRANKEERKTLLKTIGRKIHRGISSKDKWVRLTTLGACREVGRSCFLLSTPETRILIDCGVNVGGDDNGSPYLYVPEVHPISQIDAIVLTHAHLDHIGLVPLLYKYGFEGPVYCTPPTRDLMALLQLDYIDVAAREGKKSPYESVMIREVLKHTITLNYGDVTDIGPDMKLTFHNAGHILGSSVAHFHVGDGLYNIAFTGDFKYEKTRLFDPAINDFPRVETIVTEATYGGSRDMQPSRKDAERHLQEIARETLDNGGNLLIPTFAVGRSQEVMIVLEEAIRKGVIPEVPVYLDGMIYEATAIHTTHPEYLNNELRNQIFHKGMNPFLAKCFVQVDSKEKRQKILDDRESCIVLATSGMMNGGPVMEYLKAFGPEEKNTLVFVGYQAEGTLGRRIQKGWKEIPMHAAGGRTETVKINMNIDTVDGFSGHSDRMQLMEYIRKMRPRPEHVLTQHGDEKNCMDLASSIYRKFKIETKAPMNLETIRLA; encoded by the coding sequence ATGACAGTTGAAGAAGTATTAAATGATTTGAAAAAGAAAATAAAAGCGCAGCTTCCCAAGGATATCACGATCTCTGATGTGGATTTTGAGGGGCCTGAACTTGTTATTTATACCGAAGAGCCAAGAAAATTCGCTGATGACGGGGATCTTATCAAGGGTCTTGCCAAGGAACTGAGAAAACGCCTTGTTGTAAGGCCTGATCCGAAAGTTCTTGCACAGCCCGAAGAAGCGATCAGTGCAATTGCAAAGATTGTTTCAACAGAATCCGGAATTTCAAATCATTTTTTTGATGTGGATACCGGTGAAGTTGTAATTGAAGCGGAGAAACCCGGGCTTGTCATAGGAAGGCATGGCGAAACACTTCGCGAGATCACAAAAGAGATCGGATGGACACCAAAGGTGGTCCGCACACCTCCTATGAAATCCACGACCGTAAACAATATCCGCCAGTTCATGCGCGCTAACAAGGAAGAGAGGAAAACTCTTCTTAAAACCATAGGCCGAAAGATACACCGCGGTATTTCATCCAAGGATAAATGGGTACGGCTGACCACTCTGGGTGCCTGCCGTGAAGTCGGACGCAGTTGTTTTTTGCTATCGACTCCTGAAACAAGGATCTTAATTGACTGTGGTGTAAACGTTGGCGGTGATGATAATGGCTCACCCTACCTGTATGTGCCTGAGGTGCACCCTATAAGCCAGATCGATGCAATAGTTCTTACTCATGCGCATCTTGACCATATCGGGCTTGTTCCGTTATTGTATAAATATGGATTTGAAGGGCCGGTTTATTGCACGCCTCCCACGAGAGACCTGATGGCCTTACTTCAGCTGGATTATATCGATGTTGCCGCCCGTGAAGGCAAGAAAAGCCCATATGAATCGGTTATGATCCGTGAAGTTCTCAAACATACTATAACATTGAATTATGGGGATGTTACGGATATCGGTCCGGATATGAAACTGACATTCCATAATGCAGGTCATATCCTTGGTTCTTCTGTCGCTCATTTCCATGTCGGGGATGGCCTGTATAATATAGCTTTTACAGGCGATTTCAAATATGAGAAGACACGCCTGTTCGATCCTGCCATTAATGATTTCCCCCGGGTGGAAACAATTGTCACGGAAGCGACTTACGGCGGATCAAGGGATATGCAGCCTTCAAGAAAAGATGCTGAACGGCATTTGCAGGAAATAGCCAGGGAAACCCTTGATAACGGCGGAAATCTCCTGATACCGACATTCGCTGTTGGAAGAAGCCAGGAAGTCATGATAGTGCTTGAAGAAGCAATACGCAAAGGAGTAATCCCGGAAGTACCGGTTTATCTTGACGGCATGATCTATGAAGCTACGGCAATTCATACAACCCACCCGGAATATTTGAACAATGAACTGAGAAACCAGATTTTCCATAAAGGTATGAACCCATTCCTTGCAAAATGTTTTGTCCAGGTCGATTCAAAAGAAAAGCGGCAGAAAATCCTGGATGACCGTGAATCCTGTATAGTTCTTGCCACATCAGGCATGATGAACGGCGGCCCTGTTATGGAATATTTAAAGGCATTCGGGCCTGAGGAAAAGAATACGCTTGTTTTCGTAGGTTACCAGGCTGAAGGTACACTTGGCAGGCGTATCCAGAAAGGCTGGAAAGAAATACCCATGCATGCAGCCGGAGGAAGAACAGAGACAGTAAAGATTAACATGAATATTGATACAGTTGATGGATTCTCAGGCCATTCTGACAGGATGCAGCTTATGGAGTATATCCGAAAAATGAGACCAAGACCCGAACATGTCCTGACCCAGCATGGAGACGAAAAGAACTGTATGGACCTTGCCAGTTCGATATATCGGAAATTCAAGATTGAGACCAAGGCGCCAATGAATCTGGAAACGATACGGCTTGCTTAG
- the psmB gene encoding archaeal proteasome endopeptidase complex subunit beta yields the protein MDNMEYKGTTTIGLVCDEGVVFATEKRATMGHFIASKDAKKVYQIDDLVAMTTAGSVGDAQRLVKWMQVESKLYKMRREEPMTVKGIVSLLANILSSNRYYPYYVQLLVGGVDKNGPSIYSLDAVGGIIDERKAVSTGSGSPMAYGVLEDRYVDNMPIDDGVELAVRALHSAMKRDSASGDGINVVKITKDGFMQVADGVVKKIRDTLA from the coding sequence ATGGATAATATGGAATATAAAGGAACTACCACAATAGGGTTGGTTTGCGATGAGGGTGTAGTATTTGCCACTGAGAAAAGAGCTACGATGGGACATTTTATTGCAAGTAAGGATGCAAAGAAAGTCTATCAGATTGATGATCTCGTGGCAATGACCACAGCAGGCTCCGTAGGTGACGCCCAAAGACTTGTAAAGTGGATGCAGGTTGAGTCAAAACTTTACAAAATGCGAAGAGAAGAACCCATGACTGTAAAGGGTATAGTAAGTCTACTGGCAAATATTTTGAGCAGTAATAGATATTACCCTTATTATGTCCAGCTTCTTGTTGGCGGGGTCGATAAAAATGGCCCCAGTATTTATTCCCTTGACGCTGTAGGCGGAATTATTGATGAGAGAAAAGCTGTTTCAACAGGCTCAGGTTCACCGATGGCATACGGTGTTCTTGAAGACAGGTATGTAGACAATATGCCCATTGATGATGGAGTTGAACTCGCAGTGCGCGCGCTGCATAGTGCCATGAAGCGTGATTCAGCATCTGGTGATGGCATTAATGTCGTAAAGATCACCAAAGATGGATTTATGCAAGTGGCAGATGGCGTAGTTAAGAAAATACGTGACACACTTGCATAA
- a CDS encoding dihydrolipoyl dehydrogenase — protein sequence MKNYDLIVIGTGSGMNYVGPILEKNPGFKIAVIDKDEPGGICLTRGCIPSKLLLYPAELIRTIGTAGKFGIDVELKNIDFNHIMDRMRSIISEDIESIREGLSSDPNIDYYHDIAEFVSPYTMKVGATTITSKMIFLCTGSKTIIPQIKGLEEAGYLTSDTVLEMTKLPASVAIIGGGYIAAEYGHFFSSMGSKVTIIGRNRQYIPGEEPEISMLAKRDMSGFMDIITGHEVEEVQTTENGKKKVIARREGKQVDIIVDEILVASGRGPTHDILHPEKGGINTDARGWIVVNEFLETTQPGVWAFGDANGKYLFKHVANYESRVVFYNAIMKQKIKMDYHAVPYAVFSYPEIAGVGMAEKEAIEKYGQANLLIGFWNYENTAKGTAMDAKDYFVKIILEKSTKRILGAHIIGPYASILIQEIVNLMYTKEENPEPVYQGMHIHPALSEVVQKAFYSLVPPEHYHHILGHMGLE from the coding sequence ATAAAAAATTATGACCTGATCGTGATCGGAACAGGTTCGGGAATGAATTATGTTGGCCCAATACTTGAAAAGAACCCTGGTTTCAAAATTGCTGTAATTGATAAAGATGAACCGGGCGGAATATGCCTTACCCGCGGATGCATACCTTCCAAACTCCTGCTATATCCTGCTGAACTTATAAGGACAATAGGAACAGCAGGAAAATTCGGCATAGATGTGGAATTGAAAAATATTGATTTCAATCATATTATGGATAGAATGAGGTCAATAATTTCAGAAGACATTGAATCCATACGTGAAGGACTTTCCAGCGACCCCAATATTGATTATTATCACGATATTGCAGAATTCGTGTCACCATATACTATGAAAGTTGGTGCCACGACCATTACTTCAAAAATGATATTTCTCTGTACAGGCTCAAAAACGATCATACCACAAATAAAAGGGCTGGAGGAAGCAGGTTATCTCACGAGTGATACTGTACTGGAAATGACAAAGCTTCCAGCAAGTGTTGCCATAATCGGCGGTGGATACATAGCAGCAGAGTACGGCCATTTTTTCTCTTCGATGGGTTCTAAGGTAACCATTATCGGAAGAAACAGGCAGTACATCCCTGGAGAAGAGCCGGAGATTTCAATGCTGGCAAAAAGAGATATGTCAGGATTCATGGACATCATCACAGGTCATGAAGTCGAAGAAGTGCAAACAACAGAAAACGGGAAGAAAAAAGTCATTGCCCGGAGAGAAGGGAAACAGGTTGATATTATTGTTGATGAGATTTTAGTTGCTTCAGGGCGGGGCCCCACCCATGACATCCTGCATCCTGAGAAAGGGGGAATAAATACAGATGCAAGAGGATGGATTGTTGTAAATGAGTTTCTTGAGACAACACAGCCTGGTGTCTGGGCTTTTGGGGATGCTAATGGAAAATATCTCTTCAAGCACGTGGCAAATTATGAATCAAGGGTAGTTTTCTATAATGCTATCATGAAACAGAAGATCAAAATGGATTATCATGCAGTCCCTTATGCTGTTTTCTCATATCCTGAGATAGCAGGCGTTGGAATGGCAGAAAAAGAAGCCATTGAAAAATACGGACAGGCAAACCTGCTGATTGGTTTCTGGAATTATGAAAATACGGCAAAAGGAACAGCCATGGACGCAAAAGATTATTTTGTAAAGATCATATTGGAGAAAAGTACCAAACGGATATTAGGCGCTCATATTATAGGCCCTTATGCATCTATCCTTATACAGGAAATAGTGAATCTCATGTATACAAAAGAAGAAAATCCGGAGCCTGTATATCAGGGAATGCATATCCATCCCGCATTAAGCGAGGTTGTCCAGAAAGCCTTTTATTCATTGGTGCCTCCGGAACATTATCATCATATCCTGGGACATATGGGGCTGGAATAA
- a CDS encoding YggU family protein has protein sequence MKDAIKAAREGVILDLEITAGAKETAIQGYNPWRKRIEVRIAERAQKGKANGELISFLSKLFNTNSKNIEIVSGLASSKKSVMIFQGNPEEILEILGSK, from the coding sequence ATGAAAGATGCCATCAAAGCCGCCCGGGAAGGGGTGATCCTTGATCTTGAGATAACGGCAGGAGCAAAAGAAACTGCAATCCAGGGTTATAATCCATGGCGCAAGCGTATTGAAGTAAGGATCGCAGAAAGGGCGCAAAAAGGCAAAGCCAATGGAGAGCTTATTTCGTTTTTATCAAAATTATTTAATACTAATTCTAAAAATATAGAGATAGTATCCGGTCTGGCAAGCAGTAAGAAATCAGTAATGATCTTCCAGGGAAACCCGGAAGAAATTTTAGAAATACTGGGCTCGAAATGA
- a CDS encoding nitroreductase family protein codes for MLKDIIEIIKTRRCVREYKEDAVSDEDIQFLIDCARYAPTGFNMQPWSFLVIKNKDLLQKLSESGKKSMIPILEPVKNSSRKASDFLVFLKTKGTNMFYGAPVLVIVLGNKNSPTVDFDCPMAAQNMMLAAHSKGIGSCWIGGLLPALMDEKLLKELGAPDGYKAVAPLIFGYPKGRTEMPEKNEPDVKWLR; via the coding sequence ATTTTGAAAGACATAATTGAAATAATCAAAACAAGGCGGTGTGTCCGCGAATATAAAGAAGATGCCGTATCGGATGAAGATATACAATTCCTGATTGATTGCGCAAGATATGCTCCAACAGGCTTTAATATGCAGCCATGGAGCTTTCTCGTGATTAAAAACAAAGACTTATTACAGAAGTTATCCGAAAGCGGTAAGAAGTCAATGATTCCGATTCTTGAACCAGTGAAAAACAGTTCCAGGAAAGCTTCGGATTTTCTTGTTTTTCTCAAAACAAAGGGAACAAACATGTTCTATGGTGCTCCTGTGCTTGTCATAGTACTGGGAAATAAAAACTCTCCCACGGTTGATTTCGATTGTCCGATGGCTGCGCAGAATATGATGCTGGCTGCTCATTCAAAAGGTATCGGAAGCTGCTGGATTGGCGGTTTACTCCCGGCTCTCATGGATGAAAAATTATTAAAAGAGCTTGGCGCACCTGATGGCTATAAAGCAGTTGCTCCATTGATATTCGGATACCCGAAGGGTAGGACTGAAATGCCTGAGAAAAATGAGCCCGATGTGAAATGGTTAAGGTAG